A part of Paraburkholderia largidicola genomic DNA contains:
- a CDS encoding VOC family protein: MNQPESQSDAQAPRFEALSAVTLATHDMERAVAFYLALGFPLSYGGPFEAFTSFAFGGTYLNLILDTRGPVLWWGRVIVHVSDVDAVYQKALAAGYQPDAAPADASWGERYFHISDPDGHEISIAKRL; the protein is encoded by the coding sequence ATGAATCAGCCGGAATCACAAAGCGATGCGCAAGCGCCGCGATTCGAAGCACTCAGTGCTGTCACGCTCGCCACGCATGACATGGAGCGCGCCGTTGCGTTTTACCTCGCGCTTGGCTTTCCGCTTTCGTACGGAGGCCCTTTCGAGGCGTTCACGTCGTTTGCGTTCGGCGGCACCTATCTGAACCTGATTCTCGACACGCGAGGCCCGGTACTATGGTGGGGGCGTGTGATTGTTCACGTGTCCGACGTGGACGCCGTTTATCAAAAGGCGCTGGCGGCGGGATACCAGCCCGACGCCGCACCCGCCGATGCTTCATGGGGCGAACGCTACTTTCATATCAGCGATCCCGACGGCCACGAGATCAGTATTGCGAAGAGGCTTTGA